In the genome of Anaerolineae bacterium, the window TACCCCAACGAGCCTGCCGACGACGGCCTTCTGACCTGGTACGACCTGACGGGTCCGGCGCCCTATGGCTTCGGGCGGAATCTGGCCCCGGGTGAATCTTTCCTCATCACCACCGTCTTCAGGGTCGTCCGCGATATTACCACCACAGTGAACAGTGTGGTCGTGGTTGACGCGTTAGATATCTACAACAACCCGGTACCCGAAAGCGATGATGAAGAAACCATCGTTAACATCCCGACGGCGGTGGAACTGCTCAACTTCCGGGTGGTCAGAGTGGTTGGGCGGAATGTCTGGCTGGAGTGGGAGACGGCAGTAGAGATAGACAACTTCGGCTTCAATATATACCGGGCATCGGTTGACGCCTTTGCAAGGGCGGAAAGGATCGCTTTCGTGCCTTCAAACGCTCGTGGCGGCGGCGCAAAATACGTCTATACCGACACCGTGCCTTATGACGGCACCTGGTGGTACTGGCTTGCAGACGTAGATACCTCAGGTCGGGAAACCCTTCACGGACCAGTTAAAGCGATGGTGGGTGCGATGGTTCTGCCATACCGGATTTACCTGCCGCTGGTGCTGAAACATTAAGACTATCCCCATGTCCGGTCAGCGGTTTCTTCTGCTCTGCACCTTAATATCACTGCTGATGGTGGCCATCGGTCCACCGCAAATTAAAGCCAGTGCAAATGATCAGGGAAGCTCTATTGTCATAGAATGGACTCCTCCCCAGGTGGAAATCCAGCTCCAGCCTGATGGAACGGTGCAGCTCAAAGCAGGAAATTACCCGGTCATTGAACAACCGGGGCTGCCGCGCCTTCCTTACACCTCCACTCTGCTCGCTGTTCCTCCAGGTGTAACCCCTTCTCTGCGCATCCTCTCCTCTGAATTTATAACCAGAACACTACCTGGTTCTCTCCCCGTTGCCCCCAAGCCTGATAGAGTTCTGCTGGACCAGGCGGGCTTTCCCGAAACTTTTCTTTTTGAAACCACCAAACCACTTCCGCTCCCCCCTGCGCCTATTGTTCTGGAAAATCTCGGGATCATGCGGGGTGTTCGCCTTGCCCGCCTTACTTTTTACCCTGCCTTACCTTACGATAACCACCTTCAGATCTACCGCTTTATCCGGGCAGAAGTGATCTGGGAAGGAAAACTTCTCTATCCCCTGAAAACCCCAGCAGATGACCCCATCCTGAAAGCAATACCTCGTGCTGTTCTCAACCCACAGGACGTGGTTCCGGCCTTTCCCCCAGCCCGGATCACCGGAACAGAAATCCAGCTTCGGAGCCGCTCGCCTGAAGCCTTTCTGGAAATAAGCCACCCCGGCCTCTACCGGCTTAAATACGAGGACCTGCAACCCTTTGGGTTCGCCGAAGTCAACCCTGCAAACCTGCGCCTGTTCCAGGGCAATAAAGAGGTAGCCTATGAATGGGAAGGAGATAATGACGCAATCTTTGAACCCGGTGAATCCATCTTGTTCTACGCTGAGCCTCGCTTCAGCCGCTGGACTTCTAAGGATGTTTACCGACTGGAAGCTGGCGAAACCCCGGGCTTTACCATTGCCTCTCGCCCCGCCAGCCCGGCAAATATGCCCATGGGCACTGTCTGGGTAGAGGAAACCTTTGAAAAAAACCAGTTATATATGCCCGACCGCTTTACCCCCGGAATCCCTGTAGCCAGAAATGGCGACCGATGGACATGGGATTACCTGGTCGGACCTGGAACCAATCCAGTCAACTACCCCTTTTTCCTTCCAGCCGTAAATTCAAACCACCCGGCCACCCTGATCATCTGGGCGATCGGCCACACCAGTGGGGAACACCGTTGGAACATCAGCCTCAATGGCACAGCCATCGGCCAGATAACATGGAACGGCAAAACCAGCATCACTGCTACCTTACCAATATCTCCTTCCATACTCCGGAACAGAGATAACATCCTGTCCATAACCCCGCAATCCCATTCTGGCGCCTGGCTGGATGCCTTCGCTATCCACTACGCCCGTAGCCTGGAACCTTTCGGAAACACTGTAATCTTTGGCTCCCCCATCCTTTCCCCAGGCGGAACACCCCCTTTCATGCCCCATAAAATCTACATCCCCCTTGTCTTGCGGAACTTTACAGCCTCAGGTCAGGCCTACTCAATCGCCCTGGAAGCCCCAGGCCCATACCGGGCCTATGACATAACCGACCCGTTCCGCCCCGTCCGGCTCACCGATTTCCAGGTAAATGGGCACCGTATCACCCTGGCAGGCCCTCCAGGAGGCACCCCTTACCGCTACCTGATCGCCTCCGAGGGAGCCATCCGCACCCCCGACCGTATCCGCCTGCGGGAAAGCCTGTGGAGCTTCCCCACTTCAGGTGAAATTACCGGTGCAGACTACCTCATCATCACTCATCCTGCCTTCGCCGATGCCCTAAGTCCTCTGATAGAACTGCGTCGAACCCAGGGCCTCACAGTGGCCGTCGTCAACGTCCTGGGCATATATGACGCTTACGGCGATGGCCGACCAGATCCTGAAACCATTCGCCGCTTTATTGCCGATGCCTACCGCAACTGGTCCCCTCGCCCCGTTTACATCCTACTGGTAGGCGATGGTTCCTACGACCCTAGACAATACCGCCCCGAATCTCCTCCCACCTTTATTCCCCCGTATTTGGCGGATGTGGACCCCTGGGGAGGTGAGACCGCTGCCGATAACCGCTACGCATGCGTGGATGGCAACGATAACCTCCCGGATTTACTTATCGGACGACTGCCGGTAAAAAGCCCCGGTGATGCCCGTGCCGTCCTCCAGAAAATCGTAGATTACGAGACCCGACCCTTTCCCGGTGGATGGAACTCAAATGTGCTATTAGTCGCTGATGATCCAGACCCGGCAGGAGACTTTCATGCTTTCTCCGATAATGCCGCCACTTGGGTGAAAGCGCCTTTCACTGTGACCCGGCGTTACTGTCCCCGGGGCACATGTTCCTCCGAAGCCCCGGCCCTGCGCTCCGCCATCCTGAACGACTGGAACCGGGGAACTTTCCTCATCCAATACTTCGGCCACTCTTCCTGGCACCAGTGGGCCATAGAGCAAATTTTCCATCTAAGCGATCTTTCTACCCTCCGCAACTTCCGTCGTTACCCCATCCTGGCCGAAATGACCTGTTTCACCAGTGCATTCCATCGCCCGGAACCGACATTAGATGAAGAACTGATCTTGCGGCCCGATTCGGGAGCGGTGACCTCTTGGGGGCCGACGGGATTGAGCCTAGGGGCGGGCCATAAACTCCTTTCCGAAGGCTTCTTCCGCGCTGTCTTCAGGGAAATGGTCTCCACTATTGGGGAAGCTACGCTGGCAGGAAAATTGAACCTCCTTCCGACCAGAACCTACCAGGACATGCTGGATACCTATACCCTACTGGGTGACCCCGCCCTGCGCTGGAACAGAACCATCGTTCCATGGAAAGAGGCCAATTACCTGCCATTAGTAATGCGCAACCACACTGGAACAAGATAACAATAACCCCGATTTGACCCAGGCAAAGCCTCAGAGAACTACCTCCAATTTTGACAAAATTAAAACTCCTGTTAAAATTTCTCATGACTTGCTAAAAATTTTAAAAGACGAGGGAAGGATATGGGCCCCTTTGCCCGTCAGTTTCGCCGGATCGCCGGTTTAAGCCGCAATGCCAAACTCTTTCTCCTGACTGTTTCCATCGTTGCATTAGGAAGCGGAATCTTCATGCTGCTTCTGAACCTCTTCA includes:
- a CDS encoding C25 family cysteine peptidase, encoding MVAIGPPQIKASANDQGSSIVIEWTPPQVEIQLQPDGTVQLKAGNYPVIEQPGLPRLPYTSTLLAVPPGVTPSLRILSSEFITRTLPGSLPVAPKPDRVLLDQAGFPETFLFETTKPLPLPPAPIVLENLGIMRGVRLARLTFYPALPYDNHLQIYRFIRAEVIWEGKLLYPLKTPADDPILKAIPRAVLNPQDVVPAFPPARITGTEIQLRSRSPEAFLEISHPGLYRLKYEDLQPFGFAEVNPANLRLFQGNKEVAYEWEGDNDAIFEPGESILFYAEPRFSRWTSKDVYRLEAGETPGFTIASRPASPANMPMGTVWVEETFEKNQLYMPDRFTPGIPVARNGDRWTWDYLVGPGTNPVNYPFFLPAVNSNHPATLIIWAIGHTSGEHRWNISLNGTAIGQITWNGKTSITATLPISPSILRNRDNILSITPQSHSGAWLDAFAIHYARSLEPFGNTVIFGSPILSPGGTPPFMPHKIYIPLVLRNFTASGQAYSIALEAPGPYRAYDITDPFRPVRLTDFQVNGHRITLAGPPGGTPYRYLIASEGAIRTPDRIRLRESLWSFPTSGEITGADYLIITHPAFADALSPLIELRRTQGLTVAVVNVLGIYDAYGDGRPDPETIRRFIADAYRNWSPRPVYILLVGDGSYDPRQYRPESPPTFIPPYLADVDPWGGETAADNRYACVDGNDNLPDLLIGRLPVKSPGDARAVLQKIVDYETRPFPGGWNSNVLLVADDPDPAGDFHAFSDNAATWVKAPFTVTRRYCPRGTCSSEAPALRSAILNDWNRGTFLIQYFGHSSWHQWAIEQIFHLSDLSTLRNFRRYPILAEMTCFTSAFHRPEPTLDEELILRPDSGAVTSWGPTGLSLGAGHKLLSEGFFRAVFREMVSTIGEATLAGKLNLLPTRTYQDMLDTYTLLGDPALRWNRTIVPWKEANYLPLVMRNHTGTR